In the Anastrepha obliqua isolate idAnaObli1 chromosome 1, idAnaObli1_1.0, whole genome shotgun sequence genome, one interval contains:
- the LOC129246238 gene encoding F-BAR domain only protein 2 isoform X5: protein MTVDFNDYFWGEKNNGFDVLYHNMKFGWVASKELSEFFREKSNIEEQNSKLMAKLAHKASTGTLNSTFAPVWTILRTSAEKLSTLHLQMVQKLTELVKDVAKYADELHKKHKTVKEEESHTLECVQAMQASTAAVQKLRDLYNSKVLELEKVRKDNASQKDIEKIETKLRKLQEEYKTLLDKHNPIKNDFERRMTQTCKRFQEIEEVHLRQMKEFLSTFLEMLQNNHDMVGQVHSDFKRQFNDMTVDKLLEQFVLNKYTGLEKPKVPELEITPLSIQQQQQQSVSATRLNQSGGSAAAASNSNSATSIQGAISRITSGSVSIDQRGNVEAGSLGSGGGGIGAAGGSGSGSNSLLNADDTILGIQASPRATSPILVNATTTYATTTTSSISTTPAGVSSSSTSTATSTVRSNFLNWFSSSIPSNKQPTNATTGANAAAAATATTTTTTANSGGGNFVSGILRSRRDKAKTKKSKKKKDGEAADNIQEERLGSVDRSNNSYDNDENNKMKAQNSSGSSAGGLGISSASAPGSVDSSGGGAGVLGINASGNSAGGLTSSAANAAGNANASSSATGNGTAAGGAATTKAYGANEVDEDGYSMQPPKDNAWNENHDKAGSFYSDSDSDSDNDKPERRIHVKIKPLNNGQAPMSASVDELRATVENISLSPTSVFSTFNQQHSNQQLQQSRIASRQQSPEISNASTPTATVHPYAPLQSPTLSMSNNSRYADLGDIFSELGDVSASAPASATLSKSNSRQIPTPTSTSSIAIPRPPSRRSEMGMAPTVVAARGRISPSPAMNRADSIGSLEFRTAIGGIGSSRGPSPLTIGISDTIPIAVAFHEIIHAYFRGSDESRCQVKISGDMMLSFPAGIVGLLANNPNPAKLGFRIKNVQNLENLIPNSKLVQIDRNQSSSFSTMLEFNMPALTALLRHQAEHSPNASYFNVDILKYQVRSKPGASSCPFQLVSYWKCESTFTALKIDYKYNNHAMASASPLLNVTLSVPVNGSVRNVQSKPHSAWLGESNRLVWNFTDISQNSQDGGVGTLRARLELNEGPSIPALLTTQFNCEGTTLSGIEFELQGSGYRLSLVKRRFVSGKYVCEGDGVRSGATPTPPSVGSSSPFSAKSN, encoded by the exons ATGACGGTCGATttcaacgattatttttgg GGGGAGAAGAACAATGGTTTCGATGTACTCTATCATAATATGAAATTTGGCTGGGTAGCGAGCAAAGAACTCTCGGAGTTCTTTCGCGAAAAGTCCAATATCGAAGAACAAAACTCCAAACTAATGGCCAAGCTAGCACACAAAGCCAGCACTGGCACATTAAACAGCACCTTTGCGCCCGTCTGGACCATACTGCGCACTTCGGCAGAGAAGCTCTCTACGCTGCATCTACAAATGGTGCAAAAGCTCACCGAGCTGGTGAAGGATGTCGCCAAGTATGCCGATGAGttacataaaaaacataaaacggTTAAGGAAGAGGAATCACACACCCTGGAATGCGTACAAGCTATGCAAGCATCAACGGCGGCCGTGCAAAAGCTACGCGATCTCTACAACAGCAAAGTATTAGAATTGGAGAAGGTGCGCAAGGACAATGCATCACAAAAGGACATCGAAAAAATCGAAACGAAATTGCGCAAGTTGCAAGAAGAGTACAAAACGCTGCTTGACAAGCATAATCCGATCAAAAACGATTTCGAGCGGCGCATGACGCAGACGTGTAAG CGTTTTCAAGAAATTGAAGAGGTCCACTTGCGGCAAATGAAGGAATTTTTGTCTACATTCTTAGAGATGCTTCAAAATAATCATGACATGGTTGGACAG GTGCATTCAGATTTTAAGCGTCAATTTAATGACATGACGGTGGACAAGCTTTTGGAGCAATTTGTGCTCAACAAGTACACTGGCTTAGAGAAACCAA AAGTGCCCGAACTCGAAATCACTCCACTTtctatacaacaacaacagcaacagtccGTCTCAGCCACACGCTTGAATCAATCGGGCGGCTCTGCTGCGGCTGCTTCCAATTCCAACTCAGCAACAAGCATACAAGGTGCCATATCACGAATTACCAGCGGTAGTGTGTCAATAGATCAACGTGGCAATGTTGAGGCCGGTTCACTGGGTAGTGGCGGTGGCGGTATCGGCGCGGCCggtggcagtggcagtggcagcaATAGCCTACTAAACGCCGACGATACCATACTCGGTATACAGGCATCACCACGTGCAACATCACCAATTCTTGTAAATGCTACAACGACATACGCTACCACCACTACTAGCAGCATCAGCACTACGCCGGCAGGAGTATCATCGTCAAGCACGTCGACTGCTACCTCTACGGTGCGCAGCAATTTCTTGAATTGGTTTTCATCCAGCATTCCAAGCAATAAGCAGCCAACAAATGCCACAACAGGAGCAAACGCTGCAGCAGCGGCAacagcgacaacaacaacaacaaccgctaATAGTGGTGGTGGGAATTTCG TGTCTGGCATTTTGCGTAGCCGTCGTGACAAAGcgaaaactaaaaaatctaaaaagaagAAAGATGGCGAAGCTGCCGACAATATCCAAGAGGAGCGACTCGGAAG TGTGGATCGCTCCAACAATTCCTACGATAATgacgaaaacaataaaatgaaggcGCAGAATTCCAGCGGCAGCAGCGCCGGTGGCCTAGGCATATCTTCTGCTTCAGCGCCGGGTAGTGTGGACTCGTCAGGCGGTGGCGCCGGTGTACTGGGTATTAACGCTTCTGGCAATAGTGCAGGTGGCTTAACAAGCAGCGCTGCTAATGCGGCGGGCAATGCGAATGCCAGCAGCAGCGCAACTGGAAATGGCACGGCTGCAGGTGGTGCAGCCACCACTAAAGCATATGGCGCAAATGAGGTTGATGAAGATGGTTACAGCATGCAGCCACCGAAAGATAATGCTTGGAATGAAAATCACGATAAAg ctGGCAGTTTCTACTCTGACTCAGACTCAGACTCAGATAACGATAAGCCGGAACGGCGCATTCACGTGAAAATCAAGCCACTGAATAATGGCCAAGCGCCAATGTCTGCAAGTGTGGATGAGTTGCGCGCTACGGTGGAGAATATCTCACTATCACCCACCAGCGTCTTTTCG ACTTTCAACCAACAGCACAGCAATCAGCAGCTGCAACAATCTCGCATCGCTTCACGTCAGCAATCGCCTGAGATATCCAACGCATCCACACCAACGGCCACGGTGCATCCATATGCGCCACTGCAGAGCCCCACACTCTCCATGTCGAACAATTCTAG ATACGCCGACTTAGGAGATATTTTCTCTGAGTTGGGCGATGTAAGTGCCTCGGCGCCCGCCTCCGCCACACTATCAAAATCCAACAGTCGTCAGATACCGACACCTACATCAACTAGTAGTATTGCAATACCGCGACCACCTTCGCGCCGTTCTGAGATGGGCATGGCGCCCACAGTGGTGGCGGCTCGTGGGCGTATAAGTCCATCACCGGCGATGAACCGTGCAGACAGTATTGGTAGTTTAGAGTTTCGTACTGCTATCGGTGGTATTGGGTCATCGCGTGGCCCATCGCCGCTCACCATTGGCATTTCGGATACGATCCCAATAGCAGTAGCATTCCATGAGATCATACACGCCTACTTTAG AGGTAGCGACGAGTCGCGCTGTCAGGTGAAAATTTCTGGCGATATGATGTTATCATTCCCTGCCGGCATTGTTGGCCTTCTAGCAAATAATCCGAATCCAGCGAAACTTGGTTTTCGCATCAAAAATGTGCAAAACTTGGAAAATTTGATACCGAATTCGAAATTAGTTCAAAT CGATCGCAATCAATCGAGTTCCTTCAGTACAATGTTGGAATTCAATATGCCCGCTTTGACCGCTTTGCTGCGCCACCAAGCGGAACACAGTCCCAACGCGTCGTATTTCAATGTGGACATACTCAAGTATCAAGTGCGTTCCAAACCAGGCGCCTCGTCATGTCCCTTCCAGCTGGTATCGTATTGGAAGTGTGAGTCCACATTTACGGCACTCAAAATCGATTACAAGTACAATAATCACGCAATGGCAAGCGCCTCACCGTTGCTGAATGTCACGCTGTCGGTGCCGGTAAACGGTTCGGTGCGCAACGTGCAGTCGAAACCACATTCCGCTTG GCTCGGTGAGTCGAATCGCTTGGTTTGGAATTTCACTGACATCTCACAAAATTCCCAAGATGGAGGCGTCGGTACGTTACGTGCGCGTCTCGAACTGAACGAAGGTCCATCCATACCGGCCCTATTGACTACGCAATTCAATTGTGAGGGCACTACACTATCGGGCATTGAGTTTGAGCTGCAGGGTAGTGGTTATCGGCTATCGTTGGTGAAGCGTCGTTTTGTGTCGG GCAAATATGTTTGCGAGGGGGATGGCGTGCGCAGTGGCGCCACACCAACACCACCGTCTGTGGGGTCGTCTAGTCCATTTTCAGCAAAGTCGAATTAG
- the LOC129246238 gene encoding F-BAR domain only protein 2 isoform X2, which produces MTVDFNDYFWGEKNNGFDVLYHNMKFGWVASKELSEFFREKSNIEEQNSKLMAKLAHKASTGTLNSTFAPVWTILRTSAEKLSTLHLQMVQKLTELVKDVAKYADELHKKHKTVKEEESHTLECVQAMQASTAAVQKLRDLYNSKVLELEKVRKDNASQKDIEKIETKLRKLQEEYKTLLDKHNPIKNDFERRMTQTCKRFQEIEEVHLRQMKEFLSTFLEMLQNNHDMVGQVHSDFKRQFNDMTVDKLLEQFVLNKYTGLEKPKVPELEITPLSIQQQQQQSVSATRLNQSGGSAAAASNSNSATSIQGAISRITSGSVSIDQRGNVEAGSLGSGGGGIGAAGGSGSGSNSLLNADDTILGIQASPRATSPILVNATTTYATTTTSSISTTPAGVSSSSTSTATSTVRSNFLNWFSSSIPSNKQPTNATTGANAAAAATATTTTTTANSGGGNFDQAAIEQHLQKRTSSPTPTATKPASSRKYTEPISTSLNERSNHLHHHHPHQTSASGGASVVSASSAGAAAGNSRRTTSLLNIFTSNSQVSGILRSRRDKAKTKKSKKKKDGEAADNIQEERLGSVDRSNNSYDNDENNKMKAQNSSGSSAGGLGISSASAPGSVDSSGGGAGVLGINASGNSAGGLTSSAANAAGNANASSSATGNGTAAGGAATTKAYGANEVDEDGYSMQPPKDNAWNENHDKAGSFYSDSDSDSDNDKPERRIHVKIKPLNNGQAPMSASVDELRATVENISLSPTSVFSTFNQQHSNQQLQQSRIASRQQSPEISNASTPTATVHPYAPLQSPTLSMSNNSRYADLGDIFSELGDVSASAPASATLSKSNSRQIPTPTSTSSIAIPRPPSRRSEMGMAPTVVAARGRISPSPAMNRADSIGSLEFRTAIGGIGSSRGPSPLTIGISDTIPIAVAFHEIIHAYFRGSDESRCQVKISGDMMLSFPAGIVGLLANNPNPAKLGFRIKNVQNLENLIPNSKLVQIDRNQSSSFSTMLEFNMPALTALLRHQAEHSPNASYFNVDILKYQVRSKPGASSCPFQLVSYWKCESTFTALKIDYKYNNHAMASASPLLNVTLSVPVNGSVRNVQSKPHSAWLGESNRLVWNFTDISQNSQDGGVGTLRARLELNEGPSIPALLTTQFNCEGTTLSGIEFELQGSGYRLSLVKRRFVSGKYVCEGDGVRSGATPTPPSVGSSSPFSAKSN; this is translated from the exons ATGACGGTCGATttcaacgattatttttgg GGGGAGAAGAACAATGGTTTCGATGTACTCTATCATAATATGAAATTTGGCTGGGTAGCGAGCAAAGAACTCTCGGAGTTCTTTCGCGAAAAGTCCAATATCGAAGAACAAAACTCCAAACTAATGGCCAAGCTAGCACACAAAGCCAGCACTGGCACATTAAACAGCACCTTTGCGCCCGTCTGGACCATACTGCGCACTTCGGCAGAGAAGCTCTCTACGCTGCATCTACAAATGGTGCAAAAGCTCACCGAGCTGGTGAAGGATGTCGCCAAGTATGCCGATGAGttacataaaaaacataaaacggTTAAGGAAGAGGAATCACACACCCTGGAATGCGTACAAGCTATGCAAGCATCAACGGCGGCCGTGCAAAAGCTACGCGATCTCTACAACAGCAAAGTATTAGAATTGGAGAAGGTGCGCAAGGACAATGCATCACAAAAGGACATCGAAAAAATCGAAACGAAATTGCGCAAGTTGCAAGAAGAGTACAAAACGCTGCTTGACAAGCATAATCCGATCAAAAACGATTTCGAGCGGCGCATGACGCAGACGTGTAAG CGTTTTCAAGAAATTGAAGAGGTCCACTTGCGGCAAATGAAGGAATTTTTGTCTACATTCTTAGAGATGCTTCAAAATAATCATGACATGGTTGGACAG GTGCATTCAGATTTTAAGCGTCAATTTAATGACATGACGGTGGACAAGCTTTTGGAGCAATTTGTGCTCAACAAGTACACTGGCTTAGAGAAACCAA AAGTGCCCGAACTCGAAATCACTCCACTTtctatacaacaacaacagcaacagtccGTCTCAGCCACACGCTTGAATCAATCGGGCGGCTCTGCTGCGGCTGCTTCCAATTCCAACTCAGCAACAAGCATACAAGGTGCCATATCACGAATTACCAGCGGTAGTGTGTCAATAGATCAACGTGGCAATGTTGAGGCCGGTTCACTGGGTAGTGGCGGTGGCGGTATCGGCGCGGCCggtggcagtggcagtggcagcaATAGCCTACTAAACGCCGACGATACCATACTCGGTATACAGGCATCACCACGTGCAACATCACCAATTCTTGTAAATGCTACAACGACATACGCTACCACCACTACTAGCAGCATCAGCACTACGCCGGCAGGAGTATCATCGTCAAGCACGTCGACTGCTACCTCTACGGTGCGCAGCAATTTCTTGAATTGGTTTTCATCCAGCATTCCAAGCAATAAGCAGCCAACAAATGCCACAACAGGAGCAAACGCTGCAGCAGCGGCAacagcgacaacaacaacaacaaccgctaATAGTGGTGGTGGGAATTTCG ATCAAGCTGCTATCGAACAGCACCTACAAAAACGCACGTCATCGCCAACACCAACCGCCACTAAGCCCGCATCGAGTCGGAAATACACTGAACCAATTTCTACATCACTTAACGAACGTTCAAATCATctacatcatcatcatccacATCAAACGTCTGCTAGTGGCGGCGCTTCTGTTGTCTCAGCATCGAGTGCGGGTGCGGCTGCGGGAAATTCACGCCGCACAACATCACTATTGAATATTTTCACATCAAATTCTCAGG TGTCTGGCATTTTGCGTAGCCGTCGTGACAAAGcgaaaactaaaaaatctaaaaagaagAAAGATGGCGAAGCTGCCGACAATATCCAAGAGGAGCGACTCGGAAG TGTGGATCGCTCCAACAATTCCTACGATAATgacgaaaacaataaaatgaaggcGCAGAATTCCAGCGGCAGCAGCGCCGGTGGCCTAGGCATATCTTCTGCTTCAGCGCCGGGTAGTGTGGACTCGTCAGGCGGTGGCGCCGGTGTACTGGGTATTAACGCTTCTGGCAATAGTGCAGGTGGCTTAACAAGCAGCGCTGCTAATGCGGCGGGCAATGCGAATGCCAGCAGCAGCGCAACTGGAAATGGCACGGCTGCAGGTGGTGCAGCCACCACTAAAGCATATGGCGCAAATGAGGTTGATGAAGATGGTTACAGCATGCAGCCACCGAAAGATAATGCTTGGAATGAAAATCACGATAAAg ctGGCAGTTTCTACTCTGACTCAGACTCAGACTCAGATAACGATAAGCCGGAACGGCGCATTCACGTGAAAATCAAGCCACTGAATAATGGCCAAGCGCCAATGTCTGCAAGTGTGGATGAGTTGCGCGCTACGGTGGAGAATATCTCACTATCACCCACCAGCGTCTTTTCG ACTTTCAACCAACAGCACAGCAATCAGCAGCTGCAACAATCTCGCATCGCTTCACGTCAGCAATCGCCTGAGATATCCAACGCATCCACACCAACGGCCACGGTGCATCCATATGCGCCACTGCAGAGCCCCACACTCTCCATGTCGAACAATTCTAG ATACGCCGACTTAGGAGATATTTTCTCTGAGTTGGGCGATGTAAGTGCCTCGGCGCCCGCCTCCGCCACACTATCAAAATCCAACAGTCGTCAGATACCGACACCTACATCAACTAGTAGTATTGCAATACCGCGACCACCTTCGCGCCGTTCTGAGATGGGCATGGCGCCCACAGTGGTGGCGGCTCGTGGGCGTATAAGTCCATCACCGGCGATGAACCGTGCAGACAGTATTGGTAGTTTAGAGTTTCGTACTGCTATCGGTGGTATTGGGTCATCGCGTGGCCCATCGCCGCTCACCATTGGCATTTCGGATACGATCCCAATAGCAGTAGCATTCCATGAGATCATACACGCCTACTTTAG AGGTAGCGACGAGTCGCGCTGTCAGGTGAAAATTTCTGGCGATATGATGTTATCATTCCCTGCCGGCATTGTTGGCCTTCTAGCAAATAATCCGAATCCAGCGAAACTTGGTTTTCGCATCAAAAATGTGCAAAACTTGGAAAATTTGATACCGAATTCGAAATTAGTTCAAAT CGATCGCAATCAATCGAGTTCCTTCAGTACAATGTTGGAATTCAATATGCCCGCTTTGACCGCTTTGCTGCGCCACCAAGCGGAACACAGTCCCAACGCGTCGTATTTCAATGTGGACATACTCAAGTATCAAGTGCGTTCCAAACCAGGCGCCTCGTCATGTCCCTTCCAGCTGGTATCGTATTGGAAGTGTGAGTCCACATTTACGGCACTCAAAATCGATTACAAGTACAATAATCACGCAATGGCAAGCGCCTCACCGTTGCTGAATGTCACGCTGTCGGTGCCGGTAAACGGTTCGGTGCGCAACGTGCAGTCGAAACCACATTCCGCTTG GCTCGGTGAGTCGAATCGCTTGGTTTGGAATTTCACTGACATCTCACAAAATTCCCAAGATGGAGGCGTCGGTACGTTACGTGCGCGTCTCGAACTGAACGAAGGTCCATCCATACCGGCCCTATTGACTACGCAATTCAATTGTGAGGGCACTACACTATCGGGCATTGAGTTTGAGCTGCAGGGTAGTGGTTATCGGCTATCGTTGGTGAAGCGTCGTTTTGTGTCGG GCAAATATGTTTGCGAGGGGGATGGCGTGCGCAGTGGCGCCACACCAACACCACCGTCTGTGGGGTCGTCTAGTCCATTTTCAGCAAAGTCGAATTAG